From one Triticum aestivum cultivar Chinese Spring chromosome 4B, IWGSC CS RefSeq v2.1, whole genome shotgun sequence genomic stretch:
- the LOC123090411 gene encoding (+)-larreatricin hydroxylase, chloroplastic-like translates to MTRWCASTAVTTSNFGLAMAADAGGQCAAMPIKAEDLRCGSANGFQCPGLYNPQDIVDFSSLPQPKELPRVRKAAHLLDAAYVGKFEEAVRRMKALPHDDPRSFERQADIHEAYCANHYKVVPAGGGPETVFDVHHSSIFAPWHRMYLYFFEGILGDLIGDPTFGLPYWNWDTPEGMMMPSIFANESSPLYDAKRNPRRVRAVIDLNLSPGSKDGLPTCTDDHVCLIDNNLYTLYRQMIVETPKQFYGGKFYNVELDDEGKQNHKITGSLENGAHNSAHIWLGDPCQKNQDMGDLSTAARDPIFYSNHSNVDRMWHIYITKLGGGFLPYKEWLDTSFVFYDAQKRPVRITVSDVLDVGKLGYMFEESGKLPWIGKRPKPAANIQRHHGLKGTQTNSSYPMTLKKGEPQYLRLERLEKSRAGGGSSKKAPEALVVDVTIDPCKYVKFDVLVNVPKGQEKKVGPQNSEFAGSFTQVPHGGGLEMKTRMVSYQFALRELLEDLKCGKDNQLDITLVLVEGDKVLIDDARIEVL, encoded by the exons ATGACAAGGTGGTGCGCCTCGACCGCCGTGACCACCAGCAATTTCGGCCTGGCAATGGCCGCGGACGCCGGCGGGCAGTGTGCAGCCATGCCCATCAAGGCCGAGGACCTCCGATGCGGCTCGGCGAACGGCTTCCAGTGCCCGGGCTTGTACAACCCCCAGGACATCGTGGACTTCAGTAGCCTGCCGCAGCCGAAAGAGCTGCCGCGCGTGCGCAAGGCGGCACACCTCCTGGACGCCGCCTACGTGGGCAAGTTTGAGGAGGCCGTCCGGAGGATGAAGGCGCTGCCCCACGACGATCCGCGCAGCTTCGAGCGGCAGGCGGACATCCACGAGGCCTACTGCGCCAACCACTACAAGGTGGTGCCGGCGGGCGGTGGCCCAGAGACCGTGTTCGACGTGCACCACTCGTCCATCTTCGCTCCCTGGCACCGGATGTACCTCTATTTCTTCGAGGGTATCCTCGGCGACCTCATTGGCGACCCCACCTTCGGCCTGCCCTACTGGAACTGGGACACGCCGGAGGGGATGATGATGCCGTCCATATTCGCCAACGAGAGCTCGCCCCTGTACGACGCCAAGCGCAACCCCAGGCGCGTCCGCGCCGTCATCGATCTCAACCTGTCGCCAGGATCGAAAGATGGTCTTCCTACATGCACCGACGACCATGTTTGCCTCATAGACAATAATCTCTACACCTTATACCGTCAG ATGATCGTGGAGACACCGAAGCAATTCTATGGCGGGAAGTTCTACAACGTCGAGCTAGACGATGAAGGGAAGCAAAATCACAAGATCACGGGATCCCTTGAGAATGGAGCGCACAACTCTGCGCACATTTGGCTAGGAGACCCATGCCAGAAGAATCAAGATATGGGAGACCTCAGCACCGCGGCACGTGACCCCATCTTCTACTCCAACCACTCCAATGTAGACCGCATGTGGCACATATACATCACCAAGCTTGGTGGGGGCTTCCTCCCCTACAAGGAGTGGCTTGACACTAGTTTCGTCTTCTACGATGCGCAGAAGCGGCCCGTGCGCATCACCGTCAGTGATGTCCTTGATGTTGGAAAGCTTGGGTACATGTTTGAGGAGAGCGGCAAGCTGCCATGGATAGGCAAGCGGCCGAAGCCTGCAGCCAACATCCAGCGCCATCACGGCCTAAAGGGCACCCAGACCAACAGCTCATACCCCATGACGTTGAAGAAAGGGGAGCCGCAGTACCTGAGGTTGGAGAGGCTGGAGAAatcccgggccggtggcggcagtaGCAAGAAGGCACCGGAGGCACTGGTGGTGGATGTCACCATAGACCCCTGCAAGTACGTCAAGTTTGATGTGCTAGTGAACGTGCCcaaggggcaagagaagaaggtgGGGCCGCAGAACAGCGAGTTCGCTGGGAGCTTCACGCAAGTGCCACACGGCGGCGGCCTAGAGATGAAGACACGGATGGTGTCGTACCAATTCGCACTGAGGGAGCTATTGGAGGACCTCAAgtgcggcaaggacaaccagctgGACATCACGCTTGTCCTAGTCGAAGGCGACAAGGTTCTCATCGATGACGCCCGCATCGAGGTCCTATAG